The Streptomyces sp. YIM 121038 sequence GGAGCCAAATACCCACATGTCCCGACTCCTAGGTCGGTACTGACCCCAGTAATGCCTGCGGATCCATACACGGCCTTGGTTCTGGTGTTCCCGGACTGCCCACCGCCACAGGGTGATGAACATGTACCGGTCCAGATTGCTGAAGGTGTCGGATGCGCAGGACCCGCGGTAGTAGGTGGTCCATCCCTTGACGAGAGGGCCCAGCTCGGCGATAAGCGCCTTGGCTGGTGCACCTCGCCTGGATCGGACGGTTTCCCTGATCTTCCCTCAGACCCTTCGCACGGCATCCTGGCTCGGTCGGGCGAGGACTTTCCCGTCGCGATACCGACGGAAGTTGAACCGTCGGGTAGCGGGGACGCATTGCTGCGTCCCCGCCCCCTCAGAACCGGGCGTGCCCGCTTTCCAGGCACCACGGCTCAAGCAAGCCCCGAGGACGACGAGGTTTCCGCGTCGGCGTCATGGCTGGTGCACCGCTCTTCCGGCAAGGATCTGCCGTCGGCAGTGCGCGTGGAGGAGTCGGTAGAAGGTCCGGTCCTGGCCGTCGACCTGTTCGACGATGTGCTGTTTGGCCAGCACCCGCCGGACGGTCATGAACCACTGCTCCCACTCGCGTGGGCTGCGTGGCTCGTGCTCGGCGTGCAGCAGGAATTCCCCGCATGCGGGACAGCGTCCGCCTTGGCTTCGCAGAAGCCGGGCGGTGTGCTCGTCCACGGGTGGGGCCTTCTTCTTGCGCCGCCGTTCGGTCCAGTACTCGGCCAGGGCGGGGTCATCCGGAGATGCTCCACCGTGGACCGGGACGTGCCGGACGATCTTCGTCCAGGCGAACTTGGTGAGGTAGGCGCCGCTGTCGCGATCGCCGAACACCCACCGGTCCTGCCGGGACTTGTGGAACTTGCCGAAGTACCGGGTCGCGACCCAGCCCCTCGACTTGTTCGGATGCGAACGTCTGGCCCACCGGTAGGTGAGGTGCCAGACGTGATGGTCCAGGCCGGTGAAGACCCGGCCGGAGACCACGCTCCGGTAGTAGGCCGACCATCCCCGGACGACCGGGTTAAGCCGGAACACCACCGCGGCCGCGTTCGCGCCGTGCATGGAGCGCACGTCGGCGGTGAGCCGCTTCCGGAACCGCTTGACCGACTCCTTGCTGGGAGTGATGAGCAGCTTTCCGCTGCCCTGCCGATCGACTCGGCGGCGGATGTCGAAGCCCAGGAACGAGAATCCGTCCTCAACGTGGACGATGCGCGTCTTGTCCTCGTTGAAGCGGAGTCCCCTCGGCTCCAGCCACGCCGTGAGACTGGCCTTGACCTGCTCGGCCTGCTCGCGGCTGTGGCACATCGCCACGTAATCGTCGGCGTATCTGACCAGCACAGGGCATCCCTGGACCGTCTCAGCGTCACTGCGTGCGCTGGGCCGGTAGCGGACCCCTGCTGCGTGCTCCATTCCGTGCAGGGCCACGTTCATCAGCATGGGGCTGATCACGCCTCCTTGAGGAGTTCCCTCCTCGGTCGGCGTGAACTCGCCGGACTCGATCACGCCGGCCTTCAGCCAGGCCCGAACCATGCCCCGTGCGGGGAAGGTGCCGAGACTGTCGAGAAGGTGATCGTGGTCGATCCGGTCGAATGCCCCGGCCAAGTCCGCGTCCAGGATCCACCGGCGCTTGCTGCGGTTGCCGCAGAGCGTCTTGAAGATGACCTCGATCGCGTCATGGCAGCCCCGTCCAGGCCGGAATCCGTAGGACCTCGGCTCGAACCGGGCCTCCCACTCGGGCTCCAGTGCGTTCTTCACGCGTGCCTGCTGCACGCGGTCCGCGAGCACCGGAATTCCCAGAGGACGCTGTTTCCCGTTCGCCTTCGGAATGAAGACCCGCTTGACCGGCAGCGCTTTGAGGGGAGAGGCATAGCGGTGCAACCGCTCCGCCAGTTCCCCTCGGTCGCGGGAGGTCAGAGCGACCTCCCCGTCGACGCCCGCCGTCTTGCGGCCAGCATTGCGCTGCGTGACCTGCCGCACGCTGACCAGCGTGTTGCTCCGGCTCCGCAGCATCAGCTTTTGCAGATTGCGGACCTTCTTGAGGTCCCCGTCCTTCGTCGCCTTGAAGATCCTCTGCCTCAGTCGCCGTACGTGGTCCTCGTGGGTGCGCCATTTGATGGCGTCCCAGTCGGGTGCCGCGTCCTCCGGTCCGTTCACTCCGAGGGCCGCCATCGCGAGAGCGAATGCGTGTGCCGTCATCTGTGTCCAACTTGTCCTTCGGTTCCGGTACTTCAGCTTTGGTGCGTCAAAGGCTCACCCGGTCCACGTCAGCTCCCTTTCGGGCCAGGCATCTTCCTGTATCCGGCCGGTTATGCGGGACGGCCGCGAAGGGTGCGGCCGTGGTGTCCCGGTTTCCCGTCGCCTTTCGGCGTACCGGCATTGGCTTCTTGGACCGTCCTGCTCCCGCCGGGGAGTTGGGCCTCCCTCACGGTCGGCTTACCGGGACAAGCCCCGGACCCCGACGGGGTTTTCACGTTCCGCATGGTCGAGATCCGACCGGGGTGGGCGCTCTCTGTACCCCGGGGCGGCGGTGTTCTCGCGGCTGGCTCCTAGTCACCAGCCGCCGCCTGCCGTTTCGCAACGGCCAGCCCTGCCCCCAGCGGTTCATCCCATCTCCGGGGGTATCGATGTCGAGGCATCATCGAGAGTTCGCGTGTACTCGCCCGTCCGGCCTTCCCCTTGCCTGTAGCCCCCGGATGGAGCGGGAGCCCTTGGGCGTCTTCCCTGAGCTTCGCACCCTGCCGTTACCAGCAACGCACGTCAGAGCGGGGACGGACCTGTGAACACTTATCCGGAGCTACGCTGCTGTCATCGGTCTCAGCCCTCCAATCAGCGTGCTCGCTCGAGCCATGCGACTTCGTGTCGCACCCAGGAAGTCGAATCCTTCATCGAGATGGACCACACGGGTCTTTTCCTCGTTGAAGGCGAGCCCTCTGGGCCGCATCCATTCCGCTAGCTCGTCTCGGATCCTCACCGCCTCTTCCTTCGTGTGGCAGAGCACGACGAAGTCATCGGCGTACCTGACCAGTACCGGAGTTCCCATGACGGATCTCTGAACTCCGTCTCTGAAGGATTCAGTTTGCACTCCGGCCGCCGTCTCCATCCCATGGAGAGCGATGTTCAGCAGCAGGGGGCTTACCACTCCACCCTGCGGGGTTCCTTCCTCAGTTGGAGAAAATCGCCCGTCCTCCATCACTCCCGCTTTAAGCCAGCCGTGGACAAGTTTCCTGGCAGGGAACTTTCCTATGGCGGCCATCAGGTGATCGTGGTTGATGCGGTCGAAGGCTGATGCCAGATCCGCGTCGAGAACCCACAGCCGTCGCGCGTTGCGCTTAGCGGTGACATTGTGGATCGTCTCCATTGCGTCCTGACATCCACGTCCGGGGCGGAAGCCGTAGCTCCTGCCGTCGAACCTGGCTTCCCACTCGGGCTCCAACGCGTTCTTCACCCGCGCCTGGTGGACACGGTCCCTGATCGCCGGCGTGGTGGCTTCATACTGCTCCTCCTGCTGTACTCATTTGGGATTGGGGTGTGAACTTCCTGCAGTTCAAGGCTCGTTGGTGGCATGCTGCCTCAACGCCCGGGGGCCAGGGAATGCTGACGCGGCCGCCAGCGGCGCGGTGGGCGGTGAGGTCGCCCTGGTAGATCCAGTGGTAGACCGTGCCGGCCCGGATGCCGAGTCGAGCGGCCGCGTCCTGGACGCTGATCTCACCGTTTTCAGAGATCTCGGCAGGCAGCGGATGACTGCCGGGGCCGGTGGGGCCTGGGTGTTTGGGCTGCGCCAGCTGCCAGCGGAGGTCGGCCTCGATGTCGTCGTCCCAGGCGATGGCGACGCGGCCGTTGCGCAAGTGGCGGGCGGTGAGGCGTCCGGCCCGGATCTGGTAGGCGATGGCTGCGGGCAGCGCGCCCAGACGGGCCGCGGCCTGCTGGATGCTCAGCTCATCGTGCCCCTCGGACAAGGGGCGGCTGCCGGTCCCGTGCGGGACGAACTGTTCGGGGCGGGCGAGCCAGTTGCGGCAGGCGGTCTCGGTCTCCTGGTCCCAGGGGATGCACCAGCGGGTGTCGGGGCCCTTGCGGGCGGTGAGCCGGCCGAGGCGGATCCAGTAGTAGAGGACGTGGCAGACCACGCCGAGCCGGTCGGCGGCCTGCTGGACAGTGATCTCGCCCGGTCGGATCTCGCGGGGGACGAGGTCGTGCGGGATGAGGTGGCCGGAGGCGTCGATCTGGCTGCGGCAGGCGGCCTCGACTTGCTCGTTCCAGGGGATGCACCATCGTCCACCAGGCTCTTTGCGACCGGACAGTCGGCCGTGGGTGAGCCAGTAGTAGACCGCGTTCGCACTGATGCCGAGGATCTGCGCGGCCTGGTCGACACTGACCTCGCCGTCCTGGAACGGGGACGGGGCGGGGATCTGGTAGGTGTAGCGGACCCACTTGACGGCCGCAACGGTGTAGCACTGTCCGGTGCCGGTCATCAGCCCGGCCCGGGCGAGCTCGGCGGTGATCTCTGCGTTGCTGCGGGTGGGGCTGAGCTGGGCGATCAACTCCCGTGCCGCAGCCGGGGTCTTGCGGACCTGGGCCGAGGTGTGGGGGCGGCGGATGTCGAGAACGTCGGTCGCTCCGGTGTGCCAGCGCACCCCGATCCGGGCCCGGGCGCGGTCCGTCTCGGGCAACAGCGTGACGTCCGAGATCAAGGTCCGCAGCAGCCGCTTGCGGTCCCGGTCCTTGGTCGTGTCGGCCCACCACAGCCTGGGCAGACCGGCGGCGAGTGCCCGCAGCCCGTCGCGGTCCGGCAGTGCCGGCCGGGCCTCGCGGACCTGGGCGAGTGCCGCCTCGGCCTCGGCCAGGGCGACCAGCCGGGCCTCCCAGCGGGACTCCAGCGTGCGGGCGACGAGCCGGTTCTCCGGCTCGACCGCGTTGAAGGCGCGCTCGGCCCGCTGGGCATCGAACCGGGCCCGCTCGACGGCGAGTTCAGCCGCCCGGTGGGACCGGCTGTGCCGGACGGTGACTTCGTTGGCGGCGGCCAGGGCCAGCTCGATCTGGCCCGGGGACAGCGCGCTGAGCAGCAGCCGGGCCACCGGCTCATCGACCGCGTCAGCCCTGATTGAGCGGCAGGTCGCGGTGGCCTCGTGATCGGCGCGCGACGACGAACAGCCGTAGGCCGCCTGCTGGTACTCGTAGTACCGGGTGGTCATGGGGCGTCCGCACGAGCCGCAAAGCATGATCCCCTGACACAAGGCCAGGCCCTCGCGCGGCGGACGGGCCCCGTCGTGGGTGCAGTTCGCCTTGAGCTTCGCCTCGTTGGCCAGGTAGTCGTCCCAGCTGATGTAGCCCTCGTGGTGCCCGTGCAGCACGATCGGCCACTGCGCGCGGGGCCGCAGCACGATCCCGGTGTGGACGCTGCCGTCCGGACGGACGGTGCGCCGGGTGAGATAGCGGCCGTAGACATAGGTGCCTGCGTAACACGGGTTGCGCAACAGCCCCAGCACTCGGGAGTGCGTGAGCTTGCCCCAGCGCAGCTGACCGGCCCAGATGCCACCGTAGGCGCGCAACGGGAAGCGCCGCCCGACGTATGCGCCGACCACCTTGAACGCCGAGCCCTGCTCCTGGAACACGGCGAATACGTCGGCGATCGCGGCCTGGACCTCCTGGTCCGGGTCGATCACGCAGCAACCCTCGTCGTCGTAGACGTAACCGACCGGCAGCGGGAACCGCAGCTCGCCCCTCCCCGCCGCGGCCCGCTTCGCGCCATGCAGCCGGCCGGCGAGGATGTGCAGCTCCGCCTCCGACATGCTGCCTTTCAAACCGAGCAGGAGACGATCGTTGATGTCCGCGAGGTCGTAGACGCCGTCCGCGTCCACCAGCAGCGCGTCGGTCAGCCGGGCCAGCTCCAGCAGGCGGGCGAAGTCTGCCGAGGAGCGGGCCAGCCGGCTCACTTCCAGGCCGAAGACTGCCCCTACCTCCCCCAAGCAGACCTGCGCGACCAGGTCCCGAAACCCCAGGCGCTCGGATCCGAACTTCGCCGAGCGGCCCAGATCCGCGTCGATGACGAGCACGTCCTCACGCGCCCACCCCAGCTCCACAGCCCGTTCCACCAGGTCGTACTGCCGCAGCGTGGACTCGGTGTTGTCCCGGACCTGTACGTATGTCGACTGCCGCAGATAGATCGCCGCCGTCCTGGAGCGGTGCGACGCCGTGATCTTCGACAGCCCGTTCATGACCGCCGCCCAGCGCCGACTCGACCATGTTGGCCAGCACCGTCACCTGCTCGCACAACGCACCCACCTGCGGCATCAGCCCGCACCCCCGGCCCCATCAAGGACCGCGTCCGGCTCATCCCCGCCGCCTTCACGATGCCCCGCCCACCGCTCGTTCACCCCGGCGGACGAGCGCATCCGCCAACTCCCGCGCAGCACAGAGCTGTTCAACCGAGAGCCGGTGGTCCAACGGCACCTCCCCGCGGTCCGTCCACGCCTGCGGCAGCGTCACCGTCCGGGCCGCCCCGTACGCGCACACGAACACCAGCGCACCACCCCGGCGCTTGGCGTACAGAATCTCCAGACGCTCGCCCACCATCGCGTGGAACGGATACGTCACCGTCACAAAACCCAAAGACGACCTGGACGAACCGGCACTACGCCGTGACCGTCGGCACGCCCAGCGGGCGTCGCTTCCCGTTCTTCTTCGGGATGTAGACCCGCCTGGCCGGTGCCCACCGATACGACTCCCGGCGCAGAGCGCCGATAGTCGTGTCAATCTTGGCCAGGGACATGCCGTCCACGGTTTCGCTGGTCACCCCGGGTGGGTCTCCCCTCGTACTGTGGAGTCGTGACCATAGGGGTAGTTGAGGGTCATGGCGGAGAAGCGACGGAAGTACGATGCCGAGTTTCGTGAGGGTGCGGTCCGCATCGTGCTGGAGACCGGGAAATCGTCTGCGCAGGTCGCGTGGGACCTGGGGGTGCACGAGGGCACGCTCCAGACCTGGGTCCACCGTGCGAAGACCCGTGCGGACGCGGAGGCCGTGGGCGGACTGAACGAGTCCGAACGCGAGGAACTGCGTCGGCTGCGCGAGGAGAACAAGCAGCTGCGCAGGGAGAACACCGAGATCGGGATGGAGCGCGATGTCCTCAAGCGCTCCGTGGTCCTCTGAGTGAAGGAGGCGATGAAGTGACGGTTGCGGGCTTCATCGCCGGCCAGCGGGCCGAGCACCATGTCCCGCACACCGTGTCCTGCCGGGCGCTGGAAGTGTCCGAGTCCTGGTTCTACAAGTGGCGCCGCCGCCCCGAACAGCCGACGAAACGCGAGGTCAGACGGGCCGCTCTGGCAGAGCGGATCATCCACTTCTTCAACGCGTCGGGGCGGACGTACGGGTCGCCGAGGATCACGCTGGACCTGTGGGCCGAGGGCTGGCAGGTCTCGCCCAACACCGTCGCCCAGATCATGGCCGGGCTCGGGCTCCAGGGCCGCAAGCCCCCGCGCCGGCGCCGGAACCTGACCCGTCAGGGCAAGCGGAAAGCCGCCCGTGACCTGGTACTTCGACGCTTCGACGCGATCGCGCCGGACGTGTTGTGGTGGGGCGATATGACCGAGGCCGAAACCGGTGAGGGCAAGCTCTACCTCGCGTCCGTGCACGATGCGTTCTCACGCCGGGTCCTGGGCTACGCGATGGGCCCCAGGCATGATGCGTCCCTGGTCGGCGCGTCACTGCAGATGGCCGCCGCGACCCGCGGCGGCGCCGTGGACGGCGTGATCTTCCACAGCGACAGGGGCCCGGAATATACGAGTGAGGCGTACACAACAGCCTCTGCGACCGGCTGGGCGTGGTGCAGTCCATGGGGCGGGTGGGGTCGGCCCTGGACAACGCGGCCGCGGAATCGTTCCACTCGTCGATCAAGGCCGAGTACATCCACCGGCACCGCTTCGCCACCCGCGCCGAGGCCCGGCTGAAGATCGCCACGTGGATCGCAGACTTCTTCAACCGCGCCGCAGGCACAGCGCGGCCGACGGACTGCCGCCGATCGAGTTCGAACACACCATCAACCAACAGCGTGCTGAGGCCCGTTCACGGACTCAAACCGCATAGACGAAGACTCCACGATCCCAGGGGATTGCCAGTCCGGGGTCCTCCTCGTCGTCACCGGCCAGCACTCGGGCCTGGTCGCCGCGGTCCGCAAGGTGATGCTCGGTGCCGCCTGGCAGCGTTGTCGTGTTCATTTCCTGCGGAACGTCTTCGGCGTGATCGACCAGGACTCCGGGGAGATGGTTGCCGCGACGATCCGCACCGTCTTCACCCAGCCCGCCGCGGAACTCGTGCGCGCCCAGCTGGACACCGTCGCCGACATGCCCGGCGCCCAGTTCCCCCAGGCCAAAGCCATGCTGCTGGGCGCGAAGGAAGATCTGACCGCGTTCGCGGACTTCCCGCCCAGGCACTGGAAGAAGATCCAGTCGACGAACCCGCTGGAGCGGATTGACCGGGAGATCAAGCGCGGGGCCGACGCCGTCCAGGTCTTCCCCAACGACGACGCACTGCTGCGGCTGGTCACCGCCGTGCTCTTCGAGATGCACGACGAATGGACCGCCTTCCCCCGCCGCTACCTCCCCGAAGGCAGCATGGACAAGCTCTACCGTGAGCTCCCCGAAAGCGCCCCGGCACTACCGAACGCCACGGACACGCCCGCCAGTTGATCCCATACACCACGACAAGGGACACGATCGGGCTTTGCTCCTGCGCGCTTGGGCGCTACACCCGGCGTCGGAGTAGTCAGACCTCGACACCCGACCGAGCGGCAGGGGGCAGTCCGCAGCAATCACGCCCAGAATCTCTAGCCGTCCGACAGCACTGCCCGTACGGGCAGTGACCCTGCCGGATGCATGTTCGATAAACTGGACGCCGATCAGCGCTGGACGCACAGCACCACACATCGGCTCGCCGCTCTCAACGAGAGAATCACCATTGGTAAGTGTCGACCTGGAAGGAGTCACGCATCGTGACCGATGCGGGTCGCGAAGAGGCGGTGTCCCACTATGTACAACGCCATTGCTTTTACGGTTCGGGCTGGGCGTCAAGTGCCTGGTCATGGGGCGGGACCTCGGGTAGTTCCTGTGGTGTCGAGCCCAGGAACGAGTACCCGGAGGTCCCGTGTCGCAGCAGTCTGCCAGCGTCGGGCGATGCCCGACACCCCTTGATGTGTATGCCCCGGGCCATCTGGGCGAGTTGACCCAGATCATCGACCCCTGCCTGGTCGATGCCGTTGTCGCCGAGACCGCGGCCCAGGAACAGCGGTTGCGACTGCTGCCCGCGCGGGTGGTGGTGTACTTCGTGCTCGCGCTCGCCGTGTTCGAGCGTGTCTCGTACGCGGGGGTGTGGGCGAAACTGACCGCTGGTCTCGGCAAGGTGGTGACGGCATGCCCGTGTGCGTCGTCACTGTCGCGTGCGCGACGCCGATTGGGCACAGCACCGCTGCACCGACT is a genomic window containing:
- a CDS encoding recombinase family protein: MNGLSKITASHRSRTAAIYLRQSTYVQVRDNTESTLRQYDLVERAVELGWAREDVLVIDADLGRSAKFGSERLGFRDLVAQVCLGEVGAVFGLEVSRLARSSADFARLLELARLTDALLVDADGVYDLADINDRLLLGLKGSMSEAELHILAGRLHGAKRAAAGRGELRFPLPVGYVYDDEGCCVIDPDQEVQAAIADVFAVFQEQGSAFKVVGAYVGRRFPLRAYGGIWAGQLRWGKLTHSRVLGLLRNPCYAGTYVYGRYLTRRTVRPDGSVHTGIVLRPRAQWPIVLHGHHEGYISWDDYLANEAKLKANCTHDGARPPREGLALCQGIMLCGSCGRPMTTRYYEYQQAAYGCSSSRADHEATATCRSIRADAVDEPVARLLLSALSPGQIELALAAANEVTVRHSRSHRAAELAVERARFDAQRAERAFNAVEPENRLVARTLESRWEARLVALAEAEAALAQVREARPALPDRDGLRALAAGLPRLWWADTTKDRDRKRLLRTLISDVTLLPETDRARARIGVRWHTGATDVLDIRRPHTSAQVRKTPAAARELIAQLSPTRSNAEITAELARAGLMTGTGQCYTVAAVKWVRYTYQIPAPSPFQDGEVSVDQAAQILGISANAVYYWLTHGRLSGRKEPGGRWCIPWNEQVEAACRSQIDASGHLIPHDLVPREIRPGEITVQQAADRLGVVCHVLYYWIRLGRLTARKGPDTRWCIPWDQETETACRNWLARPEQFVPHGTGSRPLSEGHDELSIQQAAARLGALPAAIAYQIRAGRLTARHLRNGRVAIAWDDDIEADLRWQLAQPKHPGPTGPGSHPLPAEISENGEISVQDAAARLGIRAGTVYHWIYQGDLTAHRAAGGRVSIPWPPGVEAACHQRALNCRKFTPQSQMSTAGGAV
- a CDS encoding transposase domain-containing protein, yielding MSQQSASVGRCPTPLDVYAPGHLGELTQIIDPCLVDAVVAETAAQEQRLRLLPARVVVYFVLALAVFERVSYAGVWAKLTAGLGKVVTACPCASSLSRARRRLGTAPLHRLFEVLACPVAPPARRGSFYRGRRLVALDGTTQCVPDDPAVT
- the ltrA gene encoding group II intron reverse transcriptase/maturase — protein: MAALGVNGPEDAAPDWDAIKWRTHEDHVRRLRQRIFKATKDGDLKKVRNLQKLMLRSRSNTLVSVRQVTQRNAGRKTAGVDGEVALTSRDRGELAERLHRYASPLKALPVKRVFIPKANGKQRPLGIPVLADRVQQARVKNALEPEWEARFEPRSYGFRPGRGCHDAIEVIFKTLCGNRSKRRWILDADLAGAFDRIDHDHLLDSLGTFPARGMVRAWLKAGVIESGEFTPTEEGTPQGGVISPMLMNVALHGMEHAAGVRYRPSARSDAETVQGCPVLVRYADDYVAMCHSREQAEQVKASLTAWLEPRGLRFNEDKTRIVHVEDGFSFLGFDIRRRVDRQGSGKLLITPSKESVKRFRKRLTADVRSMHGANAAAVVFRLNPVVRGWSAYYRSVVSGRVFTGLDHHVWHLTYRWARRSHPNKSRGWVATRYFGKFHKSRQDRWVFGDRDSGAYLTKFAWTKIVRHVPVHGGASPDDPALAEYWTERRRKKKAPPVDEHTARLLRSQGGRCPACGEFLLHAEHEPRSPREWEQWFMTVRRVLAKQHIVEQVDGQDRTFYRLLHAHCRRQILAGRAVHQP
- a CDS encoding transposase; the protein is MAEKRRKYDAEFREGAVRIVLETGKSSAQVAWDLGVHEGTLQTWVHRAKTRADAEAVGGLNESEREELRRLREENKQLRRENTEIGMERDVLKRSVVL
- a CDS encoding transposase, translating into MMLGAAWQRCRVHFLRNVFGVIDQDSGEMVAATIRTVFTQPAAELVRAQLDTVADMPGAQFPQAKAMLLGAKEDLTAFADFPPRHWKKIQSTNPLERIDREIKRGADAVQVFPNDDALLRLVTAVLFEMHDEWTAFPRRYLPEGSMDKLYRELPESAPALPNATDTPAS